A single genomic interval of Methylocystis sp. IM3 harbors:
- a CDS encoding acetyl-CoA carboxylase carboxyltransferase subunit alpha, giving the protein MRSYLDFEKPVAELETKVEELRTLAEKGEGVSIAEELTKLEAKAAKALADLYAGLTPWQKIQVARHPQRPHFSDYVKQLVTEFTPLAGDRFFGEDSAIVGGFGRFRGEPVCIIGQEKGSDTASRLHHNFGMARPEGYRKAVRLMELADRFGLPVISLVDTAGAFPGIDAEERGQAEAIARSTDASLQLGVPNVAVVVGEGGSGGAIAIAAANKVLMLEHAVYTVASPEASASILWRDSARAQDAATSMKITAQDLLKFGIIDLIVAEPAGGAHRDPAAAIAAVGDAVSLELSRLTNLSREQLRHARAEKFLNMGRKLDEKR; this is encoded by the coding sequence ATGCGCTCCTATCTCGACTTCGAAAAGCCCGTCGCCGAACTCGAAACCAAGGTGGAGGAGCTGCGCACGCTGGCCGAGAAAGGCGAAGGGGTGTCTATCGCCGAGGAGCTGACCAAGCTCGAGGCGAAGGCCGCCAAGGCGCTCGCGGATCTCTATGCGGGCCTGACGCCCTGGCAGAAGATTCAGGTCGCGCGCCATCCCCAGCGGCCGCATTTCTCGGATTACGTCAAGCAGCTCGTCACCGAATTCACGCCGCTCGCCGGCGACCGCTTCTTCGGCGAGGATTCGGCCATCGTCGGCGGCTTCGGCCGCTTCCGGGGGGAGCCGGTCTGCATCATCGGTCAGGAGAAGGGCTCCGACACGGCGAGCCGCCTGCACCACAATTTTGGCATGGCGCGCCCCGAGGGATATCGCAAGGCCGTTCGCCTCATGGAGCTCGCCGACCGTTTCGGCCTGCCGGTTATCTCGCTCGTCGATACCGCCGGCGCCTTTCCGGGCATCGACGCCGAGGAGCGCGGCCAGGCCGAGGCCATCGCCCGCTCGACGGACGCCTCGCTTCAGCTTGGCGTCCCCAATGTCGCGGTCGTGGTGGGGGAGGGCGGCTCGGGCGGGGCCATCGCCATCGCGGCCGCCAACAAGGTGCTGATGCTCGAGCACGCGGTTTACACCGTCGCCTCGCCCGAGGCGTCGGCCTCGATCCTGTGGCGCGATTCGGCCAGGGCGCAGGACGCCGCGACCAGCATGAAGATCACCGCGCAGGATCTGCTGAAATTCGGGATCATCGACCTGATCGTCGCGGAGCCTGCGGGCGGCGCCCATCGTGATCCCGCCGCCGCCATTGCTGCCGTCGGCGACGCGGTCTCGCTGGAGCTTTCGCGCCTGACCAATCTGTCGCGCGAGCAGTTGCGTCACGCCCGCGCCGAAAAGTTTCTCAATATGGGGCGCAAGCTCGACGAGAAGCGTTAA
- a CDS encoding L,D-transpeptidase family protein: MTYRVLKPAVSAAAFAALSLVALSLAACQDSGLSHRSLAPIPRETLALMEKVGASKESPMLIRAYKKEAELEIWKMGADGKYVHLKTYPMCRWSGQLGPKTREGDRQVPEGFYSISPAQMNPNSSYYLSFNVGYPNQLDRALGHTGGTIMVHGACSSAGCFSMTDAQIAEIYAVARSSFEGGQRSIQMQSFPFRMTADNLAKHRLDPNIGFWKNLKEGSDHFEVTKEEPQVAFCGRRYVFNAESDGHLDPLSACPPLRQDPEIVASVSAKAAKDEAKIAELSQEVKPVRVVYQDGGMHPSFLSKVAETSRPEAVAPPEEIALEDKAARGGKPAPLAAKSPVVTMAAAKAATPARPAETTSVARALSTDTRRDMSALAATADDGPTSSIKRALKLKK, from the coding sequence ATGACATACCGGGTCCTGAAGCCGGCCGTATCGGCCGCCGCCTTCGCCGCGCTGTCTCTTGTCGCGCTCTCACTTGCCGCCTGCCAGGACAGCGGATTGTCCCATCGCTCCCTCGCGCCGATCCCGCGCGAGACCCTCGCCCTCATGGAGAAAGTCGGCGCCAGCAAGGAATCGCCCATGCTGATCCGCGCCTACAAGAAAGAGGCCGAGCTCGAGATCTGGAAGATGGGCGCCGACGGCAAATACGTCCATCTCAAGACCTATCCCATGTGCCGCTGGTCGGGCCAGCTCGGACCCAAGACGCGCGAGGGCGACCGTCAGGTGCCGGAGGGCTTCTATTCGATCAGCCCGGCGCAGATGAATCCCAATTCGTCCTATTATCTGTCCTTCAACGTCGGCTATCCCAACCAGCTCGACAGGGCGCTGGGCCATACCGGCGGCACCATCATGGTGCACGGCGCCTGCTCCTCGGCGGGCTGCTTCTCCATGACGGACGCGCAGATCGCCGAAATCTACGCCGTCGCGCGCTCCTCCTTCGAGGGCGGCCAGCGCTCGATTCAGATGCAGTCGTTTCCATTCCGCATGACAGCGGACAATTTGGCCAAGCACCGGCTCGACCCCAACATCGGTTTCTGGAAGAACCTCAAGGAAGGCAGCGACCACTTCGAGGTGACGAAGGAGGAGCCGCAGGTCGCCTTCTGTGGCCGTCGCTATGTCTTCAACGCCGAATCGGACGGGCATCTGGATCCGCTTTCCGCCTGTCCGCCGCTCAGGCAGGACCCCGAGATCGTCGCCAGCGTCTCCGCCAAGGCCGCGAAGGACGAGGCGAAAATTGCCGAGCTTTCGCAGGAGGTGAAGCCGGTGCGCGTCGTGTATCAGGACGGCGGCATGCATCCGAGCTTCCTTTCCAAGGTCGCCGAGACGAGCCGGCCCGAGGCGGTCGCGCCGCCGGAGGAGATCGCGCTCGAGGACAAGGCGGCGCGCGGCGGCAAGCCTGCGCCGCTCGCCGCGAAATCGCCGGTCGTGACCATGGCCGCCGCCAAGGCGGCGACGCCGGCCCGCCCGGCGGAAACGACGAGCGTCGCGCGGGCGCTGTCGACGGATACGCGCCGGGACATGTCGGCGCTCGCCGCCACCGCCGACGATGGTCCGACGTCTTCGATCAAGCGGGCGCTGAAGCTGAAGAAATAG
- the lexA gene encoding transcriptional repressor LexA, giving the protein MLTKKQSDLLRFIHERLKESGVPPSFDEMKDALDLRSKSGIHRLILALEERGFIRRLPNRARALEVLRLPESATPRGGAGSRGGKFAPAVIQGNLGRVRPLSEREESGNQPVAIPVMGRIAAGTPISAIQSRSHTISMPPDMLSNGEHFALEVRGDSMIEAGILDGDTVVIKKQDHADSGDIVVALIEDEEATLKRLRKRGASIALEAANPAYETRIFGPDKVRIQGKLVSLLRKY; this is encoded by the coding sequence ATGCTGACGAAAAAGCAGAGCGATCTGCTGCGTTTCATTCATGAGCGGCTAAAGGAATCGGGCGTTCCGCCCTCTTTCGACGAGATGAAGGACGCGCTCGATCTGCGATCCAAATCCGGCATCCATCGGCTCATTCTCGCCCTCGAGGAGCGGGGCTTCATCCGCCGTCTGCCCAATCGCGCCCGTGCGCTCGAAGTGCTGCGTCTGCCCGAGTCCGCGACGCCCAGGGGCGGCGCCGGCTCCCGTGGGGGCAAATTTGCGCCAGCGGTGATTCAGGGCAATCTCGGTCGCGTCCGCCCACTGAGCGAACGCGAGGAGTCGGGCAATCAACCGGTGGCGATCCCCGTCATGGGGCGCATCGCGGCGGGCACGCCGATCTCGGCTATTCAGAGCCGCAGCCATACGATCAGCATGCCGCCCGACATGCTCTCGAATGGGGAGCATTTCGCGCTCGAGGTGCGCGGCGATTCGATGATCGAGGCCGGCATTCTCGATGGCGACACGGTCGTCATCAAGAAGCAGGATCACGCGGACTCGGGCGACATCGTCGTGGCGCTGATCGAGGACGAGGAGGCGACGCTGAAGCGGCTGCGCAAGCGCGGCGCCTCCATCGCGCTGGAAGCGGCCAATCCCGCCTATGAGACCCGGATTTTTGGCCCCGACAAGGTGCGAATCCAGGGCAAGCTCGTCAGCCTGTTGCGGAAATATTGA
- a CDS encoding ComEC/Rec2 family competence protein produces the protein MSDARAAEHRELGGGVVSIAPRLYWPPEALRRAYAEEVELRRPFLWRAVGAIGGVVLYFSANREPSLTLCFGALASVVLIAFLTRRHARAHGLFLALAFVAAGFAAGAWRTARVAAPVVARTGVGELTGFVEEIDLRASGARFILRVASAEGFLNDVAPARVRLTMRGEPHFAAGDFIALKARLLPPARAALPGGYDFARDAYFARIGGVGSALGRIETMPPPDPAPVSLRFFAGVDRVRNALALRVDRTIGGDAGAIAAAMVTGKRDFLSENAKDLIRRAGIFHIVTISGIQMTLVAGIFFVGLRRLLATSQTLALNYPIKKWAAALAIVGAILYDIATGSRVGTERALIMTLIMLAAVLFDRPSLSMRNLALAAFFVVAFEPEAILGASFQLSFAAVAALIAVYEWRGQRLAHSRSGTAPSPPGRFVEWREILAERLLHGPGALVVATLCATSATASFMAYDFHEISPYVLIGNPLTLAVIEFFAVPCALLGAALYPFGLDGFIWRWLEMGIHLVTWLAGLIASAPGASLQVKAFAPWAIVFLALAVLSAVLWRTSALRATAIPLALIGLLGARSGAGFDLAIPASGDAAAIRLASGELALLARRPGAFAAEQWLRADADGRSVVEAKDGTACDDYGCVARLADGRFVALVTARGAFLEDCARAAIVVTPLRAPEGCGAPLVIDRIRLAETGAVSLQFAKEGGVLWTTARGVDEDRPWSPRPPPATGRAAAPEDEESEEAELSEPME, from the coding sequence ATGAGCGACGCACGGGCGGCTGAACATCGGGAGCTTGGCGGCGGCGTTGTTTCGATCGCGCCGCGCCTCTACTGGCCGCCGGAGGCGCTACGGCGCGCCTACGCCGAGGAAGTCGAACTCAGGCGGCCCTTTCTGTGGCGCGCAGTCGGCGCCATTGGCGGCGTGGTCCTCTATTTCAGCGCCAACCGCGAGCCTTCGCTCACCCTTTGCTTCGGGGCGCTCGCCAGTGTCGTCCTGATCGCCTTTCTCACCCGCCGCCACGCGCGCGCCCATGGACTTTTTCTCGCCCTCGCCTTCGTGGCGGCCGGCTTTGCCGCGGGAGCCTGGCGCACGGCGCGGGTCGCGGCGCCGGTCGTCGCAAGGACGGGCGTCGGCGAATTGACGGGATTCGTCGAAGAGATCGACCTGCGCGCCAGCGGCGCGCGCTTCATCCTGCGCGTCGCGAGTGCGGAGGGTTTTTTGAATGATGTTGCGCCCGCGCGCGTGCGCCTCACAATGCGCGGCGAGCCGCATTTCGCCGCGGGCGACTTTATCGCCCTGAAGGCGCGGCTTCTGCCGCCCGCGCGGGCGGCGCTGCCGGGCGGCTATGATTTTGCGCGGGACGCCTATTTCGCGCGGATCGGCGGCGTCGGCAGCGCGCTCGGCCGCATCGAGACCATGCCGCCCCCCGATCCGGCGCCGGTGTCGCTACGTTTTTTCGCCGGGGTCGACCGCGTGCGAAATGCGCTCGCGCTGCGCGTCGACAGGACGATCGGCGGCGACGCCGGCGCGATTGCCGCGGCCATGGTCACGGGCAAGCGCGACTTTCTGTCCGAGAATGCCAAAGATCTCATCCGGCGCGCCGGCATTTTTCACATCGTCACGATCTCCGGCATCCAGATGACGCTCGTCGCCGGCATTTTCTTCGTCGGCCTGCGCCGTCTGCTCGCGACGTCGCAGACGCTCGCCCTCAACTATCCCATCAAGAAATGGGCGGCGGCGCTCGCCATCGTCGGCGCAATTCTGTACGACATCGCCACCGGCTCGCGCGTCGGGACGGAGCGCGCGCTGATCATGACGCTGATCATGCTCGCCGCCGTGCTGTTCGATCGGCCGTCGCTCTCCATGCGCAATCTCGCGCTCGCGGCCTTCTTCGTCGTCGCCTTCGAACCGGAGGCGATATTGGGCGCAAGCTTCCAGCTCTCCTTCGCGGCTGTCGCGGCGCTCATCGCCGTCTATGAATGGCGGGGCCAGCGTCTCGCCCACAGCCGCTCGGGGACGGCGCCTTCCCCGCCCGGACGTTTTGTGGAGTGGCGCGAAATTCTGGCCGAGCGTCTTTTGCATGGCCCTGGCGCGCTCGTGGTCGCGACGCTCTGCGCCACTTCCGCGACCGCCTCCTTCATGGCCTATGACTTCCACGAGATCAGCCCCTATGTGCTGATCGGCAATCCTCTGACGCTCGCCGTCATCGAGTTTTTCGCCGTGCCTTGCGCGCTTCTCGGCGCCGCGCTCTACCCCTTCGGGCTCGACGGCTTCATCTGGCGCTGGCTGGAGATGGGCATCCATCTCGTCACATGGCTTGCCGGCCTCATCGCCAGCGCGCCCGGCGCCAGCCTTCAGGTGAAGGCTTTCGCGCCCTGGGCGATCGTCTTTCTTGCCCTCGCCGTGCTCTCCGCGGTGCTCTGGCGGACCAGCGCGCTGCGCGCCACGGCCATTCCGCTGGCGCTGATCGGGCTCCTCGGCGCCAGGAGCGGCGCCGGATTCGATCTCGCCATCCCCGCGTCGGGAGACGCAGCGGCGATCCGTCTCGCCTCGGGAGAACTCGCTTTGCTCGCCAGGAGGCCCGGCGCCTTCGCGGCGGAACAATGGCTGCGCGCCGACGCCGACGGCCGAAGCGTCGTCGAAGCGAAAGACGGGACCGCTTGCGACGATTACGGATGCGTAGCCCGTCTGGCGGACGGGCGTTTTGTGGCGCTCGTCACCGCGCGCGGCGCTTTTCTCGAAGATTGCGCGCGGGCGGCGATCGTCGTCACGCCGCTGCGCGCGCCCGAAGGCTGCGGCGCGCCGCTCGTCATCGACCGTATCAGGCTCGCGGAAACGGGGGCCGTGTCCTTGCAGTTCGCCAAGGAAGGCGGCGTCCTGTGGACGACCGCGCGCGGGGTCGACGAGGACCGGCCCTGGTCTCCCCGCCCGCCGCCCGCGACCGGGCGCGCCGCGGCGCCCGAGGATGAGGAGAGCGAGGAAGCGGAACTCTCGGAACCGATGGAATGA
- a CDS encoding DUF2336 domain-containing protein — MHRDMSGRRIDHAALLGAIVDQFVARQIHPIGDIKQFEQLALGLIDIVDANAAARIARPLCMHPETPASVFPCLLAKGGPCAELALQFAPALPRADLLAAAQGGAPLACAVARRAELDRDVVDALIQRGEAETFRALAANWSLRLDAGARRALALAARDDLSLGRILLDRDDFSGEAEGLFLAATRHERTDIILNACRRALATGKADRRPADPALAVRLEAAALESDRAGMVAILAEALDCRRERAAAILSDAQGEPLALALAALGVDPDAASRIFLAQEANRAPTLSALVRAIPQRAATQIIAATVGGLKGEREAARRVSGRDDLAAAPGWRRPAQVLGPAPLRKADRSA, encoded by the coding sequence ATGCATCGAGATATGTCAGGGCGACGGATCGACCATGCCGCGCTTCTTGGCGCCATCGTCGACCAGTTTGTCGCGCGGCAGATACATCCGATTGGCGACATCAAGCAATTCGAACAACTTGCGCTTGGCCTCATCGATATCGTCGACGCCAACGCCGCGGCGCGCATCGCCCGTCCCTTATGCATGCATCCCGAGACGCCGGCGTCGGTCTTTCCGTGTCTTCTCGCCAAGGGCGGGCCTTGCGCCGAGCTTGCCCTGCAATTTGCTCCCGCCCTCCCGCGCGCCGATCTGCTGGCCGCCGCGCAGGGCGGCGCGCCTCTTGCCTGCGCGGTCGCCCGACGCGCCGAGCTCGATCGAGATGTCGTCGACGCGCTCATTCAGCGTGGCGAAGCCGAAACCTTTCGCGCCCTCGCCGCCAACTGGAGCCTCCGGCTCGACGCGGGCGCGCGGCGCGCGCTCGCCCTGGCGGCGCGCGACGATCTGAGCCTGGGGCGCATCCTGCTCGACCGCGACGATTTCAGCGGCGAGGCCGAGGGCCTCTTTCTCGCCGCGACGCGCCACGAGCGTACGGACATCATCCTGAACGCATGCCGGCGGGCGCTGGCCACAGGGAAGGCGGATCGCCGCCCCGCCGATCCGGCGCTTGCCGTGCGGCTCGAGGCCGCCGCCCTGGAAAGCGACCGCGCGGGCATGGTGGCGATCCTCGCCGAAGCCCTCGACTGTCGCCGGGAGCGCGCCGCGGCGATCCTATCCGACGCGCAGGGCGAACCGCTGGCGCTGGCGCTGGCGGCGCTCGGCGTCGATCCCGATGCGGCCTCCCGCATCTTCCTGGCTCAGGAGGCGAACCGGGCGCCCACGCTCTCTGCGCTCGTGCGCGCCATTCCGCAGCGCGCCGCAACGCAGATCATTGCCGCGACTGTCGGCGGGCTGAAAGGCGAGCGCGAGGCCGCACGGCGCGTGAGCGGACGCGACGATCTCGCGGCGGCGCCCGGCTGGCGGCGTCCGGCGCAGGTTCTCGGCCCCGCGCCGCTGCGCAAGGCCGATCGGTCCGCGTGA
- a CDS encoding DUF1491 family protein, with the protein MRLRSDIFAAALIRRAEAQGAVAMLRRRGSAEAGALFIKLDRLDGRAAVYGPAPQSEALPEGVDRLFSKVHAGDWVDSAEAEARLKREIMFDPDLWIIEIEDRDGRVFVDLAA; encoded by the coding sequence ATGCGTCTACGATCCGACATTTTTGCCGCCGCCCTCATCCGCCGGGCCGAAGCGCAAGGCGCCGTCGCCATGCTGCGCCGGCGCGGCTCGGCCGAGGCCGGCGCCCTTTTCATCAAGCTCGATCGGCTCGACGGCCGCGCGGCCGTCTATGGTCCCGCCCCGCAAAGCGAGGCGCTGCCGGAGGGCGTGGATCGTCTTTTTTCCAAGGTCCATGCGGGCGATTGGGTCGATTCCGCCGAGGCGGAGGCGCGCCTCAAGCGTGAGATCATGTTCGACCCCGACCTCTGGATCATCGAGATCGAAGACCGCGACGGGCGCGTCTTCGTCGATCTCGCCGCCTGA
- a CDS encoding peptidoglycan-binding domain-containing protein has translation MRDVSLSDQRFDDFPEERAASPKRRGAGAAPSPARAPKKKPARGGMFEKRRLGVLTLVGIGGLALVGVPMNALFFQDGRHPAPLFSAHVVTPEKSPVAETPTPPARPAKIEAAAREAEAVKTEAAPRIGPKAAAKPEPAKVDPLAALLKTDPAPAAKPEKKQPAASRDQIGSLLGSDAKKSPAAPAETPAAGPDRNVLSAQRALQRLGYVVKPDGIMSPGLRKTIAKFEQDNGLSATGELTPKVVKAIAAKAGAGAGRPQ, from the coding sequence TTGCGTGACGTTTCTCTCAGCGACCAGAGGTTCGACGACTTCCCCGAGGAACGCGCCGCGTCGCCCAAGCGCCGCGGGGCGGGCGCCGCCCCCTCCCCCGCGCGGGCGCCCAAGAAAAAGCCCGCGCGCGGCGGCATGTTCGAGAAGCGCCGCCTCGGCGTCCTGACGCTCGTCGGCATCGGCGGCCTCGCCCTCGTCGGCGTGCCGATGAACGCGCTGTTCTTCCAGGACGGCCGCCATCCCGCACCCCTCTTCTCGGCGCATGTGGTCACGCCCGAGAAGAGCCCCGTCGCGGAAACGCCGACGCCGCCGGCCCGCCCGGCGAAAATCGAAGCCGCCGCGCGCGAGGCCGAGGCCGTCAAGACCGAGGCGGCGCCCCGGATCGGCCCGAAGGCCGCAGCAAAGCCGGAGCCCGCGAAGGTCGATCCGCTCGCGGCGCTCCTGAAAACCGACCCCGCCCCCGCTGCCAAGCCGGAAAAGAAGCAGCCTGCCGCGAGCCGGGACCAGATCGGCTCGCTGCTCGGAAGCGACGCCAAAAAGTCCCCCGCCGCCCCGGCCGAAACGCCGGCGGCGGGGCCCGACCGCAATGTGCTCTCCGCGCAGCGCGCCCTGCAACGGCTCGGCTATGTGGTGAAGCCGGACGGGATCATGAGCCCTGGCCTACGCAAGACCATCGCGAAGTTCGAGCAGGACAACGGCCTCTCCGCCACGGGCGAACTCACGCCAAAGGTCGTGAAGGCCATCGCCGCGAAGGCGGGGGCGGGGGCGGGGCGCCCTCAGTGA
- a CDS encoding sensor histidine kinase — protein sequence MRILVTQSMSPEGPLRFLDHLIHESAGGNPLERARHRFFMLPRLLFAGCALASAPMWLFVYGPPTPHEALIFLLAQTPLVAVAAFARTGRLVLAQSISIFGWLALSSALYAGAGATGPAVASLTIALVEAALAAPGVAPIVLAEAAAIAAITAGLAVKDFGGLDLSAAFPIFAAPLILYAAFLARCAVRAESGEKNPAEAASARDLRLLTGALGDIVLHLDRSGAVVAPIGDAHKSYGLERGDLVGRGFFQRVHIGDRPAFLKLVSDAAAQGAPCAAVLRVQVGLAPSASGDYAEPVFNNFEARMRRADATAGETDGSTAPVVCLLRDVTAQTRAEEAIAAARAESARAAAMKERFLANVSHELRTPLNAIIGFSEMLANPALSPADPVKQREYARIVADSGNHLLQIVNTILDMSKIEAGAMQLNPEPFSLPELLDQCCDMMQLKADEGGVRLLRDYGRDSAQLVADKRACKQITLNLLSNAVKFTPAGGRVSVRVAPEGNLLSLTVADTGIGIAPTDLPRLGDPFFQASATHGRAYEGTGLGLSVVRGLVGLHGGAIVIESAPKKGAAVTVRLPLDCRALASAPGSASGAAARIETIPRHGAAFGAVIRHDEETVKKIA from the coding sequence TTGCGTATTTTGGTTACCCAATCGATGTCCCCGGAAGGTCCGTTGCGTTTTCTCGACCATCTCATCCACGAAAGCGCGGGCGGAAACCCGCTCGAACGCGCGCGCCATCGCTTCTTCATGCTGCCGCGCCTCCTTTTTGCCGGCTGCGCGCTCGCCAGCGCGCCAATGTGGCTCTTCGTCTACGGGCCGCCGACGCCTCACGAGGCCTTGATCTTCCTTCTTGCGCAGACGCCGCTCGTCGCCGTCGCCGCGTTCGCGCGCACGGGTCGGCTCGTCCTTGCGCAGAGCATCTCCATTTTCGGCTGGCTCGCCTTGTCCTCGGCGCTCTATGCGGGCGCGGGCGCAACAGGCCCCGCCGTGGCCTCACTGACCATCGCGCTCGTGGAAGCCGCGCTGGCGGCCCCGGGCGTCGCGCCGATCGTCCTCGCCGAGGCGGCGGCCATCGCCGCGATCACGGCGGGTCTCGCTGTGAAAGACTTCGGCGGCCTCGACCTTTCCGCAGCTTTCCCGATCTTCGCCGCGCCGCTCATCCTCTACGCCGCCTTTCTCGCGCGCTGCGCCGTGCGCGCCGAGAGCGGCGAGAAAAACCCGGCCGAAGCGGCGAGCGCGCGGGATCTGCGCCTGCTCACCGGCGCGCTCGGCGACATCGTCCTGCATCTCGACCGCAGCGGCGCCGTCGTCGCGCCCATCGGCGACGCGCACAAGTCCTATGGGCTGGAGCGCGGCGACCTCGTCGGGCGCGGCTTCTTTCAGAGGGTTCACATCGGCGACCGTCCGGCTTTTCTCAAGCTCGTCTCGGACGCCGCCGCGCAAGGCGCGCCCTGCGCCGCCGTTCTGCGCGTCCAGGTCGGGCTCGCGCCTTCGGCTTCGGGCGACTACGCCGAGCCGGTGTTCAACAATTTCGAGGCGCGCATGCGCCGCGCGGATGCAACGGCCGGGGAGACGGACGGATCGACGGCTCCCGTCGTCTGCCTTCTGCGTGACGTGACGGCGCAGACGCGCGCGGAAGAGGCCATCGCGGCGGCGCGGGCGGAGAGCGCGCGCGCCGCCGCGATGAAGGAGCGCTTCCTCGCCAATGTCAGCCATGAATTGCGTACGCCGCTCAACGCGATCATCGGCTTTTCGGAGATGCTCGCCAATCCGGCGCTCTCGCCCGCGGATCCGGTCAAGCAGCGCGAATATGCGCGCATCGTCGCGGATTCGGGCAATCACCTGCTTCAGATCGTCAACACGATCCTCGACATGTCCAAGATCGAGGCGGGCGCGATGCAGCTCAACCCTGAGCCCTTCTCGCTCCCCGAGCTTCTCGACCAGTGCTGCGACATGATGCAGCTCAAGGCCGACGAAGGCGGCGTGCGGCTCCTGCGCGACTACGGCCGCGACTCGGCGCAGCTCGTCGCCGACAAGCGCGCCTGCAAGCAGATCACGCTCAATCTTCTGTCGAATGCGGTGAAATTCACGCCGGCCGGCGGTCGTGTGAGCGTGCGCGTCGCGCCCGAGGGCAACCTCCTGTCCCTGACGGTGGCCGACACCGGCATCGGCATTGCGCCGACCGATCTCCCGCGTCTCGGCGACCCCTTCTTTCAGGCGAGCGCCACGCACGGCCGCGCCTATGAAGGCACCGGGCTCGGCCTTTCCGTCGTGCGCGGTCTCGTCGGGCTGCACGGCGGCGCCATCGTCATCGAAAGTGCGCCGAAGAAGGGCGCGGCCGTGACGGTGCGTCTGCCGCTCGACTGCCGCGCGCTCGCGTCTGCCCCTGGCTCTGCCTCCGGGGCCGCCGCCAGGATCGAAACCATTCCGCGCCATGGCGCCGCTTTTGGCGCGGTCATTCGCCACGACGAAGAGACGGTGAAGAAAATTGCGTGA
- a CDS encoding HupE/UreJ family protein, protein MTGFWRRLAASALLCVGAVVGMAAPALAHTPDISTGKIAPAGERVYVVDVGFLATDLERMFQETMDERASVDLSPPGVLEEEIGKFVGKRVAMRDETGRACMAKVEKAGEDPTNQDSALVVMRFDCSGTTGKVFYDPTKLLAAQGSKGKHLISLTGTPNAGETMRYPQDPPLDLAQPMETTAQLMKKFFEAGVEHIVTGYDHLCFLFALILWAHRVWPVVKIVTAFTISHSITLSLAALNIVTLPSTLTEALIALSIVYVAAENFWSKNVDKRWRNTFLFGFIHGFGFASALTEMGVPQGAVVPALAAFNIGVEAGQIAIVMAVLPVLLYIDRHTDGKRHDKLVYALSALIGLFGAFWFLQRIGVIPGA, encoded by the coding sequence ATGACGGGGTTCTGGAGGAGGCTGGCCGCCTCGGCGCTGTTGTGCGTCGGCGCGGTCGTGGGAATGGCGGCGCCCGCTCTGGCGCATACGCCCGATATATCGACGGGCAAGATCGCCCCGGCCGGCGAGCGCGTCTATGTCGTGGACGTTGGCTTCCTCGCCACCGATCTCGAGCGCATGTTCCAGGAGACGATGGACGAGCGCGCGAGCGTCGATCTGTCGCCGCCCGGCGTGCTGGAGGAGGAGATCGGCAAATTCGTCGGCAAGCGCGTCGCCATGCGCGACGAGACGGGCCGCGCCTGCATGGCCAAGGTCGAGAAGGCGGGCGAGGACCCGACCAACCAGGACAGCGCGCTCGTCGTCATGCGCTTCGACTGCTCGGGAACGACCGGCAAGGTCTTCTATGACCCGACCAAGCTGCTGGCGGCGCAGGGGTCGAAAGGCAAGCACCTCATCTCTCTGACGGGGACGCCAAACGCCGGCGAGACCATGCGCTATCCGCAGGACCCGCCGCTCGACCTCGCGCAGCCCATGGAGACGACGGCGCAGCTGATGAAGAAGTTCTTCGAGGCCGGCGTCGAACATATCGTCACCGGCTACGACCATCTGTGCTTCCTCTTCGCGCTGATCCTCTGGGCCCATCGCGTCTGGCCGGTGGTGAAGATCGTCACGGCCTTCACCATCTCCCACTCGATCACGCTGTCGCTCGCGGCGCTCAACATCGTCACCCTGCCCTCGACGCTGACGGAGGCGCTGATCGCTCTGTCGATCGTTTACGTCGCGGCGGAGAACTTCTGGTCGAAGAACGTCGACAAGAGGTGGCGCAACACCTTCCTCTTCGGCTTCATCCACGGCTTCGGCTTCGCCTCGGCCCTCACCGAAATGGGCGTGCCGCAGGGCGCCGTCGTGCCGGCGCTCGCCGCCTTCAACATCGGCGTCGAGGCGGGCCAGATCGCCATTGTGATGGCCGTGCTGCCGGTGCTGCTCTACATCGACCGCCACACCGACGGAAAACGCCACGACAAGCTCGTCTATGCGCTGTCCGCGCTCATCGGCCTATTCGGCGCCTTCTGGTTCCTGCAGCGCATCGGCGTGATCCCCGGCGCCTGA
- the nikR gene encoding nickel-responsive transcriptional regulator NikR produces MQRVTVTIDDELMSALDRYMEAGGHQNRSEAVRDLVRAGLLKEPRADDHARPCIAALVYVYDHETRQLSRKLVHDHHTHADMSIATLHVHLDASSCLEVSLLKGQKSEVEHFASHLIGERGVRYGQLVVVPAEAEDGDPAASQTAPDHPHAHD; encoded by the coding sequence ATGCAGCGCGTGACGGTGACGATAGACGACGAGCTGATGAGCGCGCTCGATCGCTACATGGAGGCGGGCGGGCATCAGAACCGTTCCGAGGCGGTGCGCGATCTCGTGCGCGCCGGCCTGCTCAAAGAGCCCAGGGCCGACGACCATGCGCGGCCCTGCATCGCAGCGCTGGTCTATGTCTATGACCACGAGACGCGCCAGCTCTCCAGGAAGCTCGTCCACGACCACCACACCCACGCCGACATGTCCATTGCGACGCTGCATGTGCATCTCGACGCCTCGAGCTGCCTGGAGGTCTCGCTGCTCAAGGGCCAGAAATCCGAGGTCGAACACTTCGCCAGCCATCTGATCGGCGAGCGCGGCGTGCGCTACGGCCAGCTTGTCGTTGTCCCGGCCGAGGCGGAAGACGGCGATCCGGCGGCCAGCCAGACCGCGCCGGACCACCCGCACGCTCATGATTAA